A single region of the Microcella sp. genome encodes:
- a CDS encoding glycosyltransferase family 2 protein: protein MASPASAHPGVSYVMPVYNEAAYIDDAIESVLAQQYPGERELVVVLGPSTDGTTERVTERAAADERIRIVTNDALSIPLSLNLGIRAAAHDIIVRVDAHTELPTDYTLVGVATLLRTSAASVGGLMVATGRGRLQSAIARAYNSRLGLGGGAYHGGASEGPAESAYLGIMRREALLAVGLYDEGLKRGEDWELNQRLREAGHLVWLDPSLQVTYWPRDTWGKLARQFTATGIWRGELVRRLGARNSLRYFAPPALVLSSALSLALMALEVTGLVTGPVAWLLSVVYLGPVLYAVLLTTLLFVRATGERFADRATFAAVIAVMHYSWGAGFVRGVALGARDAVDRSRIES, encoded by the coding sequence ATGGCCTCACCCGCTTCGGCGCACCCCGGCGTCAGCTACGTCATGCCGGTGTACAACGAGGCGGCCTACATCGACGACGCCATCGAGAGCGTGCTCGCGCAGCAGTATCCGGGTGAGCGCGAACTGGTGGTCGTGCTGGGCCCCTCGACCGACGGCACGACCGAGCGCGTCACCGAGCGGGCGGCCGCAGACGAGCGCATTCGCATCGTCACCAACGACGCGCTCTCGATTCCGCTGAGCCTCAATCTCGGCATCCGCGCCGCCGCTCACGACATCATCGTTCGAGTGGATGCTCACACCGAGCTGCCCACCGACTACACCCTCGTCGGGGTGGCCACCCTGCTGCGCACCTCGGCCGCCAGTGTCGGAGGGCTCATGGTCGCCACCGGGAGGGGGCGGCTGCAGTCGGCGATCGCCCGGGCATACAACAGTCGCCTCGGGCTGGGGGGCGGCGCGTACCACGGCGGAGCATCTGAAGGCCCGGCCGAGAGTGCATACCTCGGCATCATGCGGCGAGAAGCCCTGCTCGCCGTCGGCCTCTACGACGAAGGCCTCAAGCGCGGAGAAGACTGGGAGCTCAACCAGCGACTGCGCGAGGCCGGCCACCTGGTCTGGCTCGACCCCAGCCTGCAGGTCACCTACTGGCCGCGCGACACGTGGGGCAAGCTGGCGCGTCAGTTCACTGCCACCGGAATCTGGCGCGGCGAGCTCGTGCGACGCCTCGGCGCCCGCAACTCGCTGCGCTACTTCGCCCCGCCGGCACTCGTGCTGTCGAGCGCGCTGAGCCTCGCGCTCATGGCACTCGAAGTGACGGGCCTCGTCACGGGCCCCGTCGCCTGGCTGCTCTCGGTGGTGTACCTCGGGCCCGTGCTCTATGCGGTGCTGCTGACCACCCTCCTGTTCGTGCGAGCGACCGGCGAGCGGTTCGCCGACCGCGCCACCTTCGCCGCCGTGATCGCCGTCATGCACTACAGCTGGGGTGCAGGGTTCGTGCGGGGCGTCGCCCTCGGGGCGCGCGACGCCGTCGACCGCTCGCGCATCGAGTCGTAG
- a CDS encoding trypsin-like peptidase domain-containing protein: MTTTPEHIDDAAPEAPVEPAPEAPVETAPATPAPAPARTGIAMGPLLGMLAVGALIGGVAGGGVTAAVLAGNQSSVVGAPQGPTAITVNDPGDATLVTGVVATAMPSVVSLQVAGGGTAGGGSGVILSEDGYVLTNNHVATLEGATLSPSIRVSLSDGRIFNAELVGSDPLADLAVVKIEGAENLPVIEFADSDALNVGDRAIVIGAPLGLSGTVTNGIVSALNRSITVRSSAVPEQSLEQPLPPNDSEAPFDFWDFDVPGTENDPQSTTPRATISLPVIQTDAAINPGNSGGALLNDQGQLIGIVVALATTGGSGGGQAGSIGVGFSIPSNFALRVANELIENGVASHGLLGALVTDSINDAASTVVGALIDSVTPGGAADQVGLRSGDVITIFNGVPISSSVDLTAQVRVLAGGASTTLTYVRGGTAREVTVTLGELR, translated from the coding sequence ATGACCACGACGCCTGAGCACATCGACGACGCCGCACCCGAGGCGCCGGTCGAGCCGGCACCCGAGGCGCCCGTCGAGACGGCGCCCGCCACGCCGGCGCCCGCGCCAGCCCGAACCGGCATCGCCATGGGCCCGCTGCTCGGCATGCTCGCCGTCGGAGCCCTCATCGGCGGAGTCGCCGGCGGCGGCGTCACCGCCGCAGTGCTCGCCGGCAACCAGTCGAGCGTCGTCGGCGCCCCCCAAGGCCCCACCGCCATCACCGTCAACGACCCGGGCGACGCAACCCTCGTCACCGGAGTGGTCGCCACCGCCATGCCCTCAGTCGTCAGCCTGCAGGTGGCGGGCGGCGGCACAGCCGGAGGCGGCTCCGGCGTCATCCTCAGCGAAGACGGCTACGTGCTCACCAACAACCACGTCGCCACACTCGAAGGCGCAACGCTGTCGCCGAGCATTCGCGTCTCGCTCTCAGACGGGCGCATCTTCAACGCCGAACTGGTCGGCTCAGACCCGCTCGCCGACCTCGCCGTCGTCAAGATCGAGGGCGCCGAGAACCTGCCCGTCATCGAGTTCGCCGACTCAGACGCCCTCAACGTGGGAGACCGCGCGATCGTCATCGGTGCCCCGCTCGGGCTGTCGGGCACCGTCACCAACGGCATCGTCTCAGCGCTCAACCGCTCGATCACCGTGCGGTCGTCGGCCGTGCCCGAGCAGTCGCTCGAGCAGCCGCTGCCGCCCAACGACAGCGAAGCACCGTTCGACTTCTGGGACTTCGATGTGCCAGGCACCGAGAACGACCCCCAGTCGACGACGCCCCGCGCCACCATCTCGCTGCCCGTCATTCAGACCGACGCCGCCATCAACCCCGGCAACTCGGGCGGAGCGCTGCTGAACGACCAAGGTCAACTCATCGGCATCGTCGTGGCGCTCGCCACCACGGGCGGCTCGGGCGGAGGGCAGGCGGGCAGCATCGGCGTCGGCTTCTCGATTCCGTCGAACTTCGCGCTGCGCGTGGCCAACGAACTCATCGAGAACGGTGTCGCCAGCCACGGGCTGCTCGGGGCACTCGTCACCGACTCGATCAACGACGCGGCGAGCACCGTCGTCGGCGCCCTCATCGACAGCGTCACCCCCGGCGGCGCAGCCGACCAGGTGGGACTGCGCTCGGGCGACGTCATCACCATCTTCAACGGGGTGCCGATCAGCTCGAGCGTCGACCTCACCGCGCAAGTGCGCGTGCTCGCCGGCGGAGCCAGCACAACCCTCACCTACGTGCGCGGCGGCACGGCGCGCGAAGTCACGGTGACGCTCGGCGAGCTTCGATAG
- a CDS encoding TetR/AcrR family transcriptional regulator, producing the protein MSHTNLIDVDSVLDAAADIITNDGYASVTVASIASRAGLSEADVQSVFPTANDALVAMLNREFQGMYGNIVENIERDPRGGLLSRMYTYILASVYERPLAKALFVIDRDALNSIMRNSHSFAYTPNVGIRSELIERLQMVGMVRTDVDAHIVSSVLSSCSAGLALTAPHDDLDSIIDGLATLLSRGVDADVDDTSPGKAVFYEWATSLTLPKGAA; encoded by the coding sequence ATGTCACACACGAACCTGATCGACGTCGACTCTGTGCTCGACGCAGCAGCCGACATCATCACGAACGACGGATACGCCTCGGTCACCGTGGCGTCGATCGCGTCGCGCGCCGGGCTGAGCGAGGCCGACGTGCAGTCGGTGTTTCCGACGGCGAACGATGCGCTGGTCGCCATGCTCAACCGCGAGTTTCAGGGCATGTACGGCAACATCGTCGAGAACATCGAGCGCGACCCGCGCGGCGGGCTGCTCTCACGCATGTACACCTACATTCTTGCGTCCGTCTACGAGCGCCCGCTCGCGAAGGCGCTCTTCGTCATCGACCGTGACGCCCTCAACTCGATCATGCGCAACTCGCACAGCTTCGCGTACACGCCCAATGTTGGCATTCGCAGCGAGCTCATCGAACGCCTGCAGATGGTCGGCATGGTGCGCACCGACGTGGATGCCCACATCGTGTCGAGCGTGCTCTCATCGTGCTCGGCCGGGCTCGCCCTGACGGCGCCCCACGACGACCTCGATTCGATCATCGACGGACTCGCCACGCTGCTGTCGCGCGGTGTCGACGCCGACGTCGACGACACCTCGCCGGGCAAAGCCGTCTTCTACGAGTGGGCGACGAGCCTCACTCTTCCGAAGGGCGCCGCCTGA
- a CDS encoding aminotransferase class I/II-fold pyridoxal phosphate-dependent enzyme, with amino-acid sequence MADDAHAAHAPWKRTAAAAGLVDAEGQARPTIFAEMSALAAEHGAINLGQGFPDDDGPAEVLEAAVEAIRGGINQYPPGRGFADLRHAVAEHQQRFYGLDVNPESGVLVTAGATEAIAASLLAFAGPGDEVITFEPYYDAYAAVIGLSGARQVTVRLQSPDFQPVPAEIDAAFSDRTRLVVLNSPHNPTGSILEREHIERIVALAAKHDAVIVSDEVYEHLVYDGRRHVPVAAAAGAAERTLTVSSAAKTFSVTGWKIGWVTGPAALIDAVIAVKQWLTYVNGAPFQGAVATGLRMPDEFFDELRATLQRRRDLLAAGLIDAGFSIAPTAGSYFIVAEPPAALSLGDAATSARALALDPGVVSIPLSAFGRSDGGVSQTALRFAFCKPDDAIAEAARRLQTLRR; translated from the coding sequence ATGGCCGACGACGCTCACGCAGCCCACGCACCCTGGAAGCGCACCGCGGCAGCCGCGGGGCTTGTCGACGCTGAGGGCCAGGCTCGCCCCACGATCTTCGCCGAGATGTCGGCGTTGGCCGCGGAGCATGGCGCCATCAATCTGGGCCAAGGCTTTCCAGACGACGACGGCCCCGCCGAGGTTCTCGAAGCCGCTGTCGAGGCGATCAGGGGCGGCATCAACCAATACCCCCCAGGGCGCGGGTTCGCCGACCTGCGCCACGCCGTCGCCGAGCATCAGCAGCGGTTCTACGGCCTTGACGTGAACCCCGAGTCGGGCGTGCTCGTGACGGCGGGCGCCACCGAGGCGATCGCGGCGAGCCTGCTCGCCTTCGCGGGCCCCGGTGACGAGGTGATCACCTTCGAGCCCTACTACGACGCCTACGCGGCCGTGATCGGGCTCAGCGGCGCACGGCAGGTGACCGTCAGACTGCAAAGCCCCGACTTTCAACCGGTGCCGGCCGAGATCGACGCCGCCTTCAGCGACCGCACCCGGCTCGTCGTGCTGAACTCGCCGCACAACCCCACCGGCTCGATCCTCGAGCGCGAGCACATCGAGCGCATCGTCGCGCTCGCGGCGAAGCATGACGCGGTGATCGTGAGCGACGAGGTCTACGAGCACCTCGTCTACGACGGGCGCCGCCACGTTCCGGTCGCCGCGGCGGCGGGTGCTGCCGAGCGCACCCTCACGGTGTCGAGTGCGGCGAAGACGTTCTCGGTGACGGGCTGGAAGATCGGCTGGGTGACCGGCCCGGCCGCGCTCATCGACGCGGTGATCGCCGTCAAGCAGTGGCTCACCTACGTCAACGGCGCCCCTTTTCAAGGCGCAGTCGCGACCGGCTTGCGCATGCCCGATGAGTTCTTCGACGAGCTGCGGGCCACCCTGCAGCGTCGACGCGACCTGCTCGCGGCGGGACTCATCGACGCCGGCTTCTCGATCGCCCCGACCGCGGGGTCGTACTTCATCGTCGCCGAGCCGCCGGCAGCGCTCAGCCTGGGCGATGCGGCCACGAGTGCACGGGCGCTCGCGCTCGACCCGGGCGTGGTGTCGATTCCGTTGAGTGCGTTCGGCAGGTCAGACGGCGGCGTCAGCCAGACCGCCCTGCGCTTCGCCTTCTGCAAACCAGACGACGCCATAGCCGAAGCGGCGCGGCGCCTGCAGACCCTGCGCCGTTAG
- a CDS encoding carbon-nitrogen hydrolase family protein, producing MTSPTAHAVAVCQFGPVADRAVNLASMRALALRAVEQGAGLIVFPEYSSYFTPKLGPDWLAAAENLDGPFVAGLADLAGETGSIIVAGLIETGTRDDRFRNTIVAVGPDGTLLSVSRKLHLYDAFGATESDWAEPGGIEPPRVFEALGLRVGIQTCYDLRFPEVTRRLVDAGAELVLVPSEWVAGPGKVHAWTTLVTARAIENTVYVAAADHIPPVGVGHSMIVDARGELLASIETATDAAVAPVSRAHLDEVRRLNPALQLRRFRVEPA from the coding sequence GTGACTTCGCCCACCGCCCACGCCGTCGCCGTCTGCCAGTTCGGCCCCGTCGCCGATCGCGCGGTCAACCTCGCGAGCATGCGGGCGCTCGCCCTGCGGGCGGTCGAGCAAGGCGCGGGGCTCATCGTCTTTCCGGAGTACTCGTCGTACTTCACCCCGAAGCTGGGCCCCGACTGGCTGGCGGCCGCTGAGAACCTTGACGGGCCCTTCGTCGCCGGCCTCGCCGACCTCGCCGGTGAGACGGGCTCCATCATCGTCGCCGGCCTCATCGAGACGGGCACGCGCGACGACCGCTTTCGCAACACGATCGTCGCGGTCGGGCCAGACGGCACGCTGCTCAGCGTCTCGCGCAAGCTGCATCTCTACGACGCGTTCGGAGCCACCGAGTCTGACTGGGCCGAGCCCGGCGGCATCGAGCCGCCCCGAGTGTTCGAAGCGCTGGGGCTGCGCGTGGGCATCCAGACCTGCTACGACCTGCGTTTTCCTGAAGTGACGCGCCGCCTCGTCGACGCGGGGGCCGAGCTCGTGCTCGTGCCCAGCGAGTGGGTCGCCGGCCCCGGCAAGGTGCACGCCTGGACGACCCTGGTGACGGCGCGCGCCATCGAGAACACCGTCTATGTGGCGGCTGCCGACCACATTCCCCCCGTCGGGGTCGGGCACAGCATGATCGTCGACGCGCGTGGCGAGCTGCTCGCCTCGATCGAGACGGCGACGGATGCTGCGGTCGCCCCCGTCTCGCGCGCCCACCTCGATGAGGTGCGCCGTCTCAACCCCGCGCTGCAGTTGCGCCGATTCCGAGTCGAGCCGGCCTAA
- a CDS encoding ribokinase — MVASLIVLGSANTDYTVLVERHPLPGETLLGDELVVATGGKGANQALAAARSGAMPVFLGAVGDDANGRQMLDALGSGGVDVSSVAVVDDAPTGIALITVSRDGENTIVVAAGANARVNAHEVEAALRAVAGPGTVLLAQLEIPLQVVVEAAAIVDELGGRTVLNLSPSREIPDALLELCDPLVVNEAEAHDLTGLTVDSVDHATAAAAALLERCRSVVITLGGDGAVFAAPGASGHLPAPRVTVVDTTGAGDAFVGALCAELADGADLRTAASRGVDAGAAAVQWLGAQPPRA, encoded by the coding sequence ATGGTCGCCTCGCTCATCGTTCTCGGCTCAGCCAACACCGACTACACCGTGCTCGTCGAGCGCCACCCCCTGCCGGGCGAGACGCTGCTCGGCGACGAGCTCGTCGTGGCGACGGGCGGCAAGGGTGCCAATCAGGCTCTCGCGGCTGCGCGGTCGGGCGCGATGCCCGTCTTTCTCGGTGCCGTCGGAGATGACGCCAACGGTCGGCAGATGCTCGACGCGCTGGGGTCGGGAGGCGTCGACGTGTCGAGTGTCGCCGTGGTCGACGACGCACCGACGGGCATCGCCCTCATCACGGTGTCGCGCGACGGCGAGAACACGATCGTCGTCGCGGCAGGAGCCAACGCGCGAGTCAACGCACATGAGGTCGAGGCTGCGCTGCGCGCGGTTGCGGGGCCAGGCACGGTGCTGCTCGCGCAGCTCGAGATTCCGCTGCAGGTGGTGGTCGAGGCGGCCGCGATCGTCGACGAACTGGGCGGGCGAACGGTGCTGAATCTGTCGCCGAGTCGTGAGATTCCGGATGCCCTGCTCGAGCTCTGCGACCCCCTGGTGGTCAACGAGGCCGAAGCCCACGACCTCACCGGCCTGACCGTCGACTCAGTCGATCACGCCACGGCCGCGGCCGCCGCGTTGCTCGAGCGCTGCCGCAGCGTCGTCATCACGCTCGGTGGCGACGGCGCCGTCTTCGCGGCGCCGGGTGCCAGCGGCCACCTGCCAGCGCCGCGAGTCACCGTCGTCGACACCACCGGTGCCGGAGACGCCTTCGTCGGCGCCCTGTGCGCAGAGCTCGCCGATGGCGCCGACCTGCGCACCGCCGCGAGTCGGGGCGTCGATGCTGGAGCCGCCGCCGTGCAGTGGCTCGGAGCCCAGCCGCCCCGCGCCTGA
- the heR gene encoding heliorhodopsin HeR: MAQKVYTPEQQIDRLRIYNIVAGTAHLLQAIGFAIVLTMLSTQVLFAVTADYLAGPPGVPIPPERVTLFEVNIGIGVVAFLALSAFFHFFISSPWFFGRYKNGLLQNRNYFRWTEYALSSSIMIWLILAINGVTDIGALFAVFAVNAAMILFGALQEKYEQPGSGGLLPFIFGSMVGIVPWILVLIYFLRPGSESEVAPPAFVVGIVISLFIFFNTFAINQWLQYKQVGKWKSYLQGERTYITLSLVAKTALAWQVFSGAIIPAIAS; encoded by the coding sequence ATGGCGCAGAAGGTCTACACCCCCGAGCAGCAGATCGACAGGCTGCGCATCTACAACATCGTCGCCGGAACCGCCCACCTGCTGCAGGCGATCGGCTTCGCGATCGTGCTCACCATGCTGAGCACGCAAGTGCTGTTCGCCGTCACCGCCGACTACCTGGCTGGCCCTCCCGGCGTGCCGATCCCGCCCGAGCGGGTCACGCTGTTCGAGGTCAACATCGGCATCGGCGTCGTCGCCTTCCTCGCGCTCAGCGCGTTCTTCCACTTCTTCATCTCGAGCCCGTGGTTCTTCGGCCGCTACAAGAACGGACTGCTGCAGAACCGCAACTACTTTCGCTGGACGGAGTACGCGCTCAGCTCGTCGATCATGATCTGGCTCATCCTCGCCATCAACGGCGTCACCGACATCGGCGCGCTGTTCGCCGTCTTCGCGGTCAACGCCGCAATGATTCTGTTCGGGGCATTGCAAGAGAAGTACGAGCAGCCCGGCTCGGGTGGCCTGCTGCCGTTCATCTTCGGCTCGATGGTGGGCATCGTGCCCTGGATCTTGGTGCTCATCTACTTCTTGCGCCCGGGCAGCGAGAGTGAGGTCGCGCCGCCCGCGTTCGTCGTGGGCATCGTCATCTCGCTCTTCATCTTCTTCAACACCTTCGCGATCAACCAGTGGCTGCAGTACAAGCAGGTTGGCAAGTGGAAGAGCTACTTGCAGGGCGAGCGCACCTACATCACACTGAGTCTCGTGGCAAAAACCGCGCTCGCCTGGCAGGTGTTCTCAGGCGCCATCATTCCCGCGATCGCATCGTGA
- a CDS encoding phosphatase PAP2 family protein, giving the protein MSASASRRPSAALIALLAGASVVALWWAFITTSTGQRIEGVALDSSLIGRRTLAAPTLAVLELLSLPFLAIVTLCGVAVTAARRHWMLAVAIPLFVFAANATTQVLKNVVITRPDFGLAHDYGNSFPSGHTTVAATAAVVAILAVPSAWRWLAAVLGWGFAAITGIATMVNGWHRASDVVAALLVALAWAALTLAVIGPQPSSPRGSTATVVTSRLLTRAGVVAAALATVALVITLWGVEALGSTARVALIIAYAGAWSAVAAISCLAAAILLRLSTSQAR; this is encoded by the coding sequence ATGAGTGCGTCAGCCTCACGTCGACCGTCTGCCGCACTCATCGCACTGCTGGCGGGCGCCAGCGTCGTGGCACTGTGGTGGGCGTTCATCACCACGTCGACCGGTCAACGCATCGAAGGAGTCGCGCTCGACAGTTCTCTGATCGGCAGACGAACGCTCGCGGCTCCGACGCTCGCGGTGCTCGAGCTGCTCTCGCTGCCGTTTCTCGCCATCGTGACACTCTGCGGAGTCGCCGTGACGGCCGCGCGTCGACACTGGATGCTGGCGGTCGCTATTCCCCTGTTCGTCTTCGCAGCGAACGCGACGACGCAGGTGCTCAAGAACGTCGTGATCACTCGCCCCGACTTCGGGCTCGCACACGACTACGGCAACTCCTTTCCGAGCGGGCACACCACGGTGGCCGCCACTGCGGCGGTCGTCGCGATTCTCGCGGTTCCGTCGGCGTGGCGCTGGTTGGCGGCCGTGCTCGGTTGGGGCTTCGCCGCGATCACCGGCATCGCCACCATGGTCAACGGTTGGCACCGGGCATCAGATGTGGTCGCCGCCCTGCTCGTCGCGCTCGCGTGGGCCGCCCTGACGCTCGCGGTGATCGGCCCGCAGCCGTCGTCGCCACGAGGGTCGACTGCCACAGTTGTCACCTCGCGACTGCTCACCCGCGCCGGGGTCGTGGCCGCGGCGCTCGCCACTGTCGCGCTGGTGATCACGTTGTGGGGCGTCGAGGCGCTGGGCTCGACCGCACGAGTGGCGCTCATCATCGCGTACGCGGGCGCATGGTCGGCGGTGGCCGCGATCAGCTGCCTGGCGGCGGCGATTCTGCTGCGTTTGAGCACGTCGCAGGCTCGGTGA
- a CDS encoding fumarylacetoacetate hydrolase family protein codes for MKFARLGEVGREVPVVFHDGQYFDLSSLTSDVHGDFLADDPVGRTSAALRAGTLPLMVEAESLRIGAPIARPSAVVCIGLNYAAHAAESGTAPPDAPVMFLKTPNTVVGPNDTITIPRGSTATDWEVELGVVIGRRAAYLESPDDSNAHIAGYVVANDLSERTFQLEVSGGQWSKGKCAPGFNPTGPWLVTPDEVDSTALRLRSFVNGAPRQDSSTADMIFSVDQIIWHLSQYLTLEPGDLVLTGTPEGVALSGRFSYLAPGDVVDIDIEGLGHQRQHFIAWEAAR; via the coding sequence ATGAAGTTCGCCAGGCTCGGCGAGGTCGGTCGAGAAGTGCCGGTGGTCTTCCACGACGGTCAGTACTTCGACCTCAGTTCATTGACATCCGATGTTCACGGAGACTTTCTTGCTGACGACCCTGTCGGTCGCACCTCGGCAGCGCTCCGAGCCGGCACGCTGCCGCTCATGGTCGAGGCTGAATCGTTGCGCATCGGCGCTCCGATCGCACGCCCGAGCGCTGTGGTGTGCATCGGATTGAACTACGCCGCGCATGCGGCGGAGTCGGGAACCGCACCACCCGACGCCCCCGTCATGTTTCTCAAGACCCCGAACACCGTCGTCGGACCGAACGACACGATCACCATTCCTCGAGGAAGCACCGCCACCGACTGGGAGGTCGAACTGGGCGTCGTCATCGGCCGTCGAGCCGCTTACCTTGAATCACCGGACGACTCGAACGCGCACATTGCGGGGTACGTCGTCGCGAACGACCTCTCTGAGCGCACCTTTCAACTCGAGGTCTCTGGCGGCCAGTGGTCGAAAGGCAAGTGCGCGCCCGGCTTCAACCCCACCGGGCCGTGGCTCGTGACGCCCGACGAGGTCGACTCCACGGCGCTGAGACTGCGAAGCTTCGTCAATGGCGCACCGCGACAAGACTCGTCGACTGCCGACATGATCTTCAGCGTCGACCAGATCATCTGGCATCTGTCGCAGTATCTGACGCTCGAGCCCGGCGACCTCGTGCTCACCGGCACCCCAGAGGGTGTCGCGCTCTCTGGCCGGTTCTCATACCTTGCGCCCGGCGACGTCGTCGACATCGACATCGAGGGTCTCGGCCATCAGCGTCAGCACTTCATCGCCTGGGAGGCCGCCCGATGA
- a CDS encoding SDR family NAD(P)-dependent oxidoreductase, which yields MTAPQFDGLVAVVTGGASGIGAAIVARLREHGAIVAVLDRDIAHADTAVSAFHADVSDRRSVDAAMASVGERFGRIDILVNNAGIGAQGDITANDDDEWARVQSVNVTGIARTSAAAMPWLRRSPSAAICNIGSVAAIVGMQQRALYSATKGAVVALTRAMAADHLREGIRVNAVNPGTVDTEWVARLLGSAENPAAERAALEARQPHGRLIEALEVADAVLYLVSPLSRSTTGTCVEVDGGMAALRLRPAAG from the coding sequence ATGACCGCGCCGCAGTTCGACGGCCTGGTCGCCGTCGTCACGGGCGGGGCGTCAGGAATCGGGGCGGCTATCGTCGCGCGGCTTCGCGAGCACGGCGCGATCGTCGCCGTGCTCGACCGCGACATCGCGCACGCCGATACCGCAGTGTCGGCCTTCCATGCCGATGTCTCAGACCGTCGAAGCGTCGATGCCGCCATGGCAAGCGTCGGTGAGCGCTTCGGGCGCATCGACATTCTCGTCAACAACGCGGGCATCGGCGCGCAGGGTGACATCACAGCGAACGACGACGACGAGTGGGCCAGAGTGCAGTCGGTCAACGTGACCGGAATCGCGCGCACGTCAGCCGCGGCGATGCCCTGGTTGCGCCGATCGCCGAGTGCCGCCATCTGCAACATCGGCTCGGTCGCCGCAATCGTCGGAATGCAGCAGCGCGCCCTCTACAGTGCGACGAAGGGGGCTGTCGTGGCGCTCACGCGCGCCATGGCCGCAGACCATCTGCGCGAGGGCATTCGAGTGAACGCCGTGAACCCCGGAACGGTCGACACCGAGTGGGTCGCCAGGCTGCTCGGCTCGGCCGAGAACCCTGCCGCAGAGCGCGCAGCGCTCGAAGCGCGTCAGCCGCACGGACGACTCATCGAGGCCCTCGAGGTGGCCGATGCAGTGCTCTACCTGGTCAGCCCGCTCTCTCGCTCGACGACGGGAACCTGCGTCGAGGTCGACGGCGGCATGGCTGCCCTCCGACTGCGCCCCGCGGCAGGGTGA
- a CDS encoding amidohydrolase, with protein MRVLDSHLHLWDPAVVTYEWLDGPLRRRFASSELVEELAGVQPTVERSFIVVEADPLPSQSLLEVDSVTSLSEGLSIRGIVARAGVERGDAVDDELDALAHRRLVVGVRRLLQDEADGFATTRQFCDGARRVARAGLTFDACVRWSQLGDVVALADAVPELSIVLDHLGKPPMGMHEQPAEARVVAWLDDLRALAERPNTWCKLSGLPAEIRGEWRAEQLWPYLDAALHAFGPERLLFGGDWPVSPDYGRWFTTVTDWLADRVSDRADAILWSNAARVYQVA; from the coding sequence ATGCGCGTTCTCGACTCCCATCTGCATCTCTGGGATCCCGCTGTCGTGACGTACGAGTGGCTCGACGGCCCTTTGCGACGACGATTCGCGTCGAGCGAGCTCGTCGAGGAGCTCGCCGGCGTGCAGCCGACGGTGGAGCGTTCGTTCATCGTCGTCGAGGCTGATCCGCTGCCCTCGCAGTCGCTGCTCGAGGTCGACTCGGTCACGTCGCTGAGCGAGGGGCTCAGTATTCGCGGCATCGTCGCTCGCGCAGGCGTCGAGCGCGGTGACGCTGTTGACGATGAACTCGACGCCCTGGCACACCGCCGTCTCGTGGTGGGCGTGCGGCGACTTCTGCAAGACGAGGCTGACGGTTTTGCCACCACCCGTCAGTTCTGCGACGGAGCGCGGCGAGTCGCGAGGGCCGGTTTGACGTTCGATGCGTGCGTGCGGTGGAGTCAGCTCGGCGACGTGGTCGCACTCGCCGATGCGGTTCCGGAGTTGTCGATCGTGCTCGATCACCTCGGTAAGCCGCCCATGGGCATGCATGAGCAGCCCGCAGAGGCTCGTGTTGTGGCGTGGCTCGACGACCTGCGCGCTCTCGCTGAGCGCCCCAACACATGGTGCAAGCTCTCGGGGCTGCCCGCCGAAATCCGCGGTGAGTGGCGCGCAGAGCAACTGTGGCCCTATCTCGACGCAGCACTGCATGCATTCGGCCCTGAGCGGCTGCTGTTCGGCGGCGACTGGCCGGTCTCGCCTGACTACGGTCGATGGTTCACGACGGTGACAGACTGGCTGGCCGACCGCGTCAGCGACCGCGCAGACGCGATTCTCTGGTCGAACGCTGCACGCGTCTATCAGGTGGCGTGA